In Euphorbia lathyris chromosome 10, ddEupLath1.1, whole genome shotgun sequence, a single genomic region encodes these proteins:
- the LOC136208293 gene encoding receptor protein kinase TMK1-like encodes MKKRHLAPLFFLCFLSLVNCQQSGDAAVMLKLRESLGTPSNLGWSGTDPCQWTHVSCDTGKTRVTAIQIGRQNLEGTLPPDLKNLTALKRFEVMFNNLTGALPSLSGLSSLEVIYLHNNGFTSIPSDFFDGMNSLATVSLDYNPFQPWEIPSSLQSATTLKEFSANGANIIGKIPEFFNNDAFPGLEILHLAMNSLEGGLPANFSRASLITSMWLNGQKSTSQLNGSIAVLQNMTGLTEFWLHGNQFTGPLPEFEGFNGLNTAGFRDNQFTGTVPASLVNLPTLSVVNLTNNLFQGPTPKFPNSVKVDMNSGSNRFCTDTPGGACDHRVDVLLSIVKEFGYPASLADSWEGNNPCEGGWKGISCLPDGNISVINFQSMGLTGTISSSFTLLPKLQKLILSNNFLTGTIPKELATLTSLSLLNVANNRLYGKVPSFTNVEVITSGNIDIGKENSSLAPPGATPGSTPSTPTGQGGTSDGSGNKNSSTVKIVGSVIGAVCGLCVVGLGVFYYNRKHKRYSKVQSPNMVVVHPRYSGDEDAVKITVAESSAAGTAESFTSNSGGPSDLHVVEAGSMVISIQVLRNVTDNFSEENVLGKGGFGTVYKGELHDGTKIAVKRMESGVMSEKGETEFKSEIAVLNKVRHRHLVTLLGYCFEGNERLLVYEYMPQGTLSRFLFNWKQEGIKPLEWTRRLAIALDVARGVEYLHGLAHQSFIHRDLKPSNILLGDDMRAKVADFGLLRLAPEGKTSIETRLAGTFGYLAPEYAVTGRVTTKIDVFSFGVILMEMISGRKALDDSQPEDSMHLVTWFRRMLVNKDTFRKSIDPTIDLDEETLASVSTVSELAGHCTAREPHQRPDMGHVVNVLSSLVELWKPSEPDSEDAYGIDLEMTLPQALKKWQAIEGSNLDGSSSSFATNGDNTQTSIPTRPSGFADSFTSADGR; translated from the exons ATGAAGAAACGACATCTGGCTCCTCTtttcttcctctgttttctcTCTCTGGTGAACTGTCAGCAAAGCGGTGACGCCGCCGTGATGCTTAAGCTCCGGGAAAGCCTCGGCACTCCGTCAAATTTAGGCTGGTCTGGCACTGACCCATGTCAGTGGACTCATGTTTCATGCGACACCGGAAAAACCCGGGTCACCGCTATCCAAATCGGCCGTCAGAACCTCGAAGGCACTCTTCCTCCAGACCTAAAAAATCTGACGGCGTTGAAGCGCTTCGAGGTAATGTTCAACAATTTAACTGGTGCACTACCGAGTCTGTCTGGTTTAAGCTCACTAGAGGttatttatttacataataACGGCTTCACTTCGATTCCGTCGGATTTCTTCGACGGGATGAACTCTTTAGCGACGGTGAGTCTTGATTACAATCCATTTCAACCATGGGAAATTCCGTCTAGTCTTCAAAGTGCTACGACTTTGAAGGAATTCTCTGCAAACGGAGCTAATATAATTGGGAAAATCCCTGAATTTTTTAACAATGATGCGTTTCCTGGATTGGAAATTCTGCATTTGGCGATGAATTCTTTGGAGGGTGGTTTGCCGGCGAACTTTTCACGGGCGTCCTTGATTACTTCCATGTGGCTTAATGGCCAAAAGAGTACTTCTCAATTAAATGGTTCAATTGCTGTGTTACAAAATATGACTGGTTTGACTGAGTTCTGGTTACATGGGAATCAGTTCACTGGTCCACTGCCGGAATTTGAAGGATTTAATGGGTTGAATACAGCAGGTTTCAGGGATAATCAGTTCACTGGTACTGTTCCAGCATCCCTGGTGAACCTTCCCACTCTTTCTGTTGTCAATTTGACTAATAATCTGTTTCAGGGACCAACACCAAAGTTTCCTAATTCTGTTAAAGTAGATATGAACTCCGGTTCTAATAGATTTTGTACTGATACTCCTGGAGGAGCCTGTGATCATCGTGTTGATGTTCTATtatcaattgtgaaagaattTGGGTACCCTGCTAGTTTAGCTGATAGTTGGGAAGGAAATAACCCTTGTGAAGGAGGGTGGAAAGGGATTTCTTGTTTACCTGATGGAAACATTTCCGTTATCAACTTCCAAAGCATGGGGCTTACTGGTACAATTTCTTCAAGTTTTACCTTGttgcctaaattgcaaaaattGATTCTTTCTAATAATTTTCTCACTGGTACAATACCAAAAGAGCTTGCAACTTTGACTAGTCTTTCCTTATTAAACGTTGCAAATAATAGGCTATATGGTAAGGTACCTAGTTTTACAAATGTGGAAGTTATCACTAGTGGAAACATCGACATCGGGAAGGAAAATAGTAGCTTAGCTCCACCTGGTGCAACTCCTGGAAGCACACCAAGTACACCCACTGGCCAAGGTGGAACTTCTGATGGAAGTGGTAATAAGAATTCAAGCACAGTCAAGATTGTTGGTTCGGTAATTGGGGCTGTTTGTGGATTGTGTGTGGTCGGATTGGGTGTCTTTTATTATAACAGGAAACATAAACGTTACAGTAAGGTGCAGAGTCCTAATATGGTGGTTGTTCATCCTCGTTATTCTGGTGATGAGGATGCAGTGAAAATTACTGTTGCTGAATCAAGTGCAGCTGGTACAGCTGAGAGCTTCACTTCGAATAGTGGTGGACCTAGTGATCTTCATGTAGTTGAGGCTGGATCTATGGTAATCTCAATTCAAGTTTTGAGAAATGTGACAGATAATTTCAGCGAGGAGAACGTATTaggaaaaggtggttttggGACTGTTTATAAGGGAGAACTGCATGATGGAACAAAAATTGCTGTGAAGAGAATGGAATCGGGAGTGATGAGTGAAAAGGGTGAGACAGAATTCAAGTCTGAGATTGCGGTGCTCAATAAGGTCCGACATCGCCACTTGGTTACGCTTCTTGGATATTGCTTCGAGGGAAATGAAAGACTGCTTGTGTATGAATATATGCCCCAGGGGACTCTGAGTAGATTTCTCTTCAATTGGAAGCAAGAGGGGATCAAACCTCTTGAGTGGACCAGAAGATTGGCCATTGCCTTGGATGTAGCAAGAGGTGTTGAATATCTTCATGGACTAGCTCATCAAAGCTTTATTCATAGGGATTTGAAGCCTTCCAACATTCTTCTTGGAGATGATATGCGGGCAAAAGTTGCAGATTTTGGGCTCCTTCGTCTTGCTCCTGAAGGGAAAACCTCAATTGAAACAAGACTAGCTGGAACTTTTGGGTATCTTGCACCAGAATATGCAG TGACTGGACGAGTAACTACCAAGATCGATGTGTTTAGCTTTGGCGTTATACTAATGGAGATGATCTCAGGAAGAAAAGCGCTGGACGATAGCCAGCCCGAGGATAGCATGCACCTTGTCACTTGGTTCCGGAGGATGCTTGTTAACAAGGACACATTTCGCAAGAGTATCGACCCAACCATTGATCTTGATGAGGAAACGCTTGCCAGCGTCAGCACAGTATCAGAGCTAGCTGGCCACTGTACTGCAAGGGAACCCCATCAGAGGCCTGACATGGGTCACGTCGTCAATGTTCTTTCATCTCTTGTTGAACTTTGGAAACCCTCAGAACCAGATTCTGAGGATGCATATGGAATTGATCTTGAAATGACATTGCCTCAGGCATTGAAGAAGTGGCAAGCAATTGAGGGAAGCAATTTGGATGGTTCATCTTCGTCATTTGCTACTAATGGTGATAATACCCAAACCAGTATCCCTACAAGGCCATCTGGATTTGCTGATTCATTTACATCAGCAGACGGACGGTGA